From Girardinichthys multiradiatus isolate DD_20200921_A chromosome 3, DD_fGirMul_XY1, whole genome shotgun sequence, the proteins below share one genomic window:
- the lratd2b gene encoding protein LRATD2: MGNQVEKLTHINYAEVPTSDPNGFDPDGDGTRIGVSYIFSNDDDDQDQDENLDHFPPESRSVNHEEKPFDPEDELECAIYYRDECVYGRSSGAASLSPENLLAKCRPGDLLEFVATGQYPHWAVYVGDFQVVHLHRAEIKNNFLTDVSQGKKGRIVNGLYRHRALPPEVIVRNAMDHVGARDRELCWRNSECFAAWCRFGRREFKIGGEIRIGKQPYKLKLLFSEKKSHILEFQCLEDVIMEKRRNDQIGKDVVMQELANHLNATHGLKEERVVN, translated from the coding sequence ATGGGGAATCAGGTGGAGAAACTAACGCATATAAATTACGCGGAGGTGCCAACGTCGGACCCGAACGGCTTCGATCCAGATGGCGACGGAACGCGGATTGGCGTCTCCTACATTTTCTCCAATGACGACGACGACCAGGATCAGGACGAGAATCTGGATCACTTCCCCCCCGAAAGTCGGTCCGTGAACCACGAAGAGAAGCCATTTGACCCGGAGGACGAGCTGGAGTGCGCCATTTACTACCGAGACGAGTGCGTCTACGGGAGGAGCTCCGGAGCTGCGTCTCTCTCCCCGGAGAACCTGCTGGCCAAGTGCAGACCAGGGGACCTGCTGGAGTTCGTGGCTACCGGCCAGTACCCGCACTGGGCCGTTTACGTGGGGGACTTCCAGGTGGTTCATTTGCACCGAGCCGAGATCAAGAACAACTTTCTAACCGACGTGAGCCAGGGGAAGAAGGGCAGGATAGTGAACGGCCTGTACAGGCACCGTGCGCTCCCGCCGGAGGTGATCGTGCGCAACGCCATGGACCACGTCGGCGCCAGGGACAGGGAGCTGTGCTGGAGAAACTCTGAGTGCTTCGCCGCCTGGTGCCGCTTTGGCAGACGGGAGTTCAAAATCGGAGGGGAGATACGGATCGGGAAGCAGCCGTACAAGTTAAAACTGCTCTTCTCCGAGAAGAAGAGCCACATTTTGGAGTTCCAGTGCTTGGAGGACGTGATCATGGAGAAGAGGAGAAACGACCAGATCGGCAAAGATGTTGTGATGCAGGAGCTGGCTAACCATTTGAATGCCACGCATGGCCTTAAAGAGGAGCGCGTTGTGAACTGA